Part of the Vicinamibacterales bacterium genome is shown below.
CTGATGGACGGCGCGATGCCGTGCTACGGCGACGCGGCGACGCTCACCGACATCCGCCGCATGTTCAGCTACGTGTTCGACCCGGCGACGCCGAAAGGCGGCGGGCTCCCGCGGCTCGACCTGCGGGAAATCGACGGACCGGTGCCGATCGCGGACCTCGTCGCGGCGCCGGTGCCGCTGGATCACGGCAGACGCCCGATCCTCGGGTTCCGCTTCGATCGCTTCGCCTATCTCACCGACTGCAATCGCATCCCGGACGGGTCCTGGCCGCTGCTGCAGGGGCTCGACGTCGTGGTGCTCGACGCCCTGCGCCTCCGCCCGCACCCGACCCACTTTTCGCTCGACGAGGCGGTCGCCACCGCCGCGCGGATCGCGGCGCCGCGCACGTTCTTCACGCACATGTGTCACGATCTGCTGCACGCCGCCACCGACGCGCGCCTGCCGCCGGGTATGGCGCTCGCGTACGACGGCCTCGTGCTGGAACTGCCGTGATCGCGCACTATCCCGACGACCCGCCGCCCCGCTGGCCCAGTCCGGTGCTGGCGCTGGGCAACTTCGACGGCCTGCACCGCGGCCACGCCAAGATCATCGACCGCGTGCGCCGCCGCGCCGGCGAACGCGGCGGCACGCCCGCCGCCATGACCTTCGACCCTCATCCCTCGCGCGTCGTCCGCCCGGACAAGGCGCCGCCGCTGCTGATGACCACCGAACAGCGGCTGGAAGCGCTGGGCCGCGCCGGCATGCAGGGAGTTGCCGTGGTCCGCTTCACGCGCGAGATGTCGCAGTGGGATCCCGAGACCTTCGTGCGCACCGTGCTGGTCGAGTGGCTGAAGGTCGTCGAGGTCTGGGTCGGCGCCAACTTCCTGTTCGGACACGATCGCACCGGCACCTTCACCGTGCTGCGCGGGCTCGGCGGCCGCTACGGCTTCCGGGCCGAGAAGATCGACGCCGTCCGCTACAAGGACTTCGTCGTCAGCAGCACCCGCGTGCGCCGGCTGGTCGGCGAAGGGCGCGTCGACGAAGCCGGCGCGCTCCTCGGCCATCATTACTTCATCGACGGCACCGTCGTCCACGGGGACGCGCGCGGCCGCGAGATCGGCTTTCCCACCGCGAACCTCGAGACCCGCAACGAGCTGCTGCCGCCGGCCGGCGTCTATGCGACCACCGCGGCGGTGTCGGGGATCGAGCATCCGTCGGTGACGAACATCGGCGTGCGGCCGACGTTCGGCGGCAGCGGCACCGTCCGCGTCGAGACGCACCTGCTCGACGGGGCGCGCGAGTTGTACGGGGCGCGCCTGCGGCTGTCGTTCGTGCAGCGGCTGCGCGACGAGCGCGCCTTCGCCGACGTGGACGCGCTGCGCGCGCAGATCGACGCCGACTGCCGCAGCGCCCGGCGGCTGTTCGGGCGGATTTCGCTATAGAATCGAGAGATGGCAGAGTCGCCGCGCCGCGTGGATCTGCGGCTCACGATCCCCGCGGCTGCGCCCTTCCGCTCGGTGGCCGTCGAACTGGCGCAGAAGTTCGCCGAGCACGCCGGGGACGCCAATCCGAAATCGGTTGCCGACGGCCTGGCCGCCTCGATGGCGGAGGTCGCCCGCACGTCGCCCGCCGCCAGCATCACCATCGAGATGTCGGCGCAGGACGGCGACGTGGCCGTCCGCGCCCAGAAGAAGCCGGACTGAGACTTGCGCCTCTACAACACCCTGACCCGGCGCGAAGAGCCGTTCACCCCTTCGCAGGGCAACAGCGTGCGCATGTATGCGTGCGGGCTGACCGTCTACGCCCGCGGCCACATCGGCAACTTCCGCACCTTCGTCGCCCTCGACGTGCTGCGCCGCGCGCTCGAGTTCGAGGGCTATCAAGTCGTCCAGGTGCGCAACTACACCGACGTCGACGACCGCACGATCGTCGAGTCGGTCAAGGCGGGACAGCCGCTCCGCGAATACACGCAGCAGTTCGTCGAGGCCTTCGAGCGCGACGCGGCGGCGATGGGGCTCGAGCCGGTGGAGTTCTCTCCCCGCGCCACCGATCACATCGCGGCGATGTGCGGCATGATCAAGGCGCTCGAGCGCAACGGCCACACCTACGAGAGCGACGGGTCGATCTACTTCAAGATCGCGACGTTCCCCGGATACGGCAAGCTGGCGCGGCTCGATCACAGCGGCATCAAGAGCGGCGCGCGGGTCGACTCGGACAAGTACGAGAAGGAAGACGCGCGCGACTTCGTGCTGTGGAAAGGGGCGCGCCCCGGCGAGCCGCACTGGGAGTGCGACCTGCCGTCCGGCCGTCCCGGCTGGCACATCGAGTGCTCGGCCATGGCGGAGGAGCTGCTCGGACCGCTGCCGATCGACATCCACGGCGGCGGCGTCGATCTGATCTTCCCGCACCACGAGAACGAGATCGCGCAGGCGGAGGCGGCCACCAGGCGGCAGTTCTCGCGCTTCTGGACGCACGTCGAGCACCTGATGATCGAGGAAGAAGAACGTACCGAGAAGATGTCCAAGTCGCTCGGCAACGTCTACAACCTCGAGGACATCGAGGCGCAGGGCTTCCGCGGCTCGACGCTGCGCTACCTGTACCTCGGCACGCACTATCGCAAGCAGCTCAGGTTCTCGTGGAGCGCGATGGCGCAGGCCGAGGAAGCGCTCAAGCGGCTCACCGACTTCCTGGCGCGGCTCGACGCGCTGCCCGCCGGCGAGGCCCAGCCCGAGACGGTGACGCGCCTGCGGGAAACCTCCGACGCGTTCGCCGAGCACGTGCGATCGGACCTGAACGTCGCCGCCGGGCTCGGCGTGATCTTCGAGCTGCTCCGGGCGCTGAATTCCCGGATCGACGCGCACGAGCTGCGATCGGGGGACGC
Proteins encoded:
- a CDS encoding MBL fold metallo-hydrolase; protein product: MRITFLGTGTSHGVPMIGCGCATCTSTDPRDTRLRPSIFVETAGARVLIDAGPDLRAQALRHRITRVDAILFTHGHADHILGMDDVRRFNALMDGAMPCYGDAATLTDIRRMFSYVFDPATPKGGGLPRLDLREIDGPVPIADLVAAPVPLDHGRRPILGFRFDRFAYLTDCNRIPDGSWPLLQGLDVVVLDALRLRPHPTHFSLDEAVATAARIAAPRTFFTHMCHDLLHAATDARLPPGMALAYDGLVLELP
- a CDS encoding bifunctional riboflavin kinase/FAD synthetase — its product is MIAHYPDDPPPRWPSPVLALGNFDGLHRGHAKIIDRVRRRAGERGGTPAAMTFDPHPSRVVRPDKAPPLLMTTEQRLEALGRAGMQGVAVVRFTREMSQWDPETFVRTVLVEWLKVVEVWVGANFLFGHDRTGTFTVLRGLGGRYGFRAEKIDAVRYKDFVVSSTRVRRLVGEGRVDEAGALLGHHYFIDGTVVHGDARGREIGFPTANLETRNELLPPAGVYATTAAVSGIEHPSVTNIGVRPTFGGSGTVRVETHLLDGARELYGARLRLSFVQRLRDERAFADVDALRAQIDADCRSARRLFGRISL
- the cysS gene encoding cysteine--tRNA ligase, translated to MRLYNTLTRREEPFTPSQGNSVRMYACGLTVYARGHIGNFRTFVALDVLRRALEFEGYQVVQVRNYTDVDDRTIVESVKAGQPLREYTQQFVEAFERDAAAMGLEPVEFSPRATDHIAAMCGMIKALERNGHTYESDGSIYFKIATFPGYGKLARLDHSGIKSGARVDSDKYEKEDARDFVLWKGARPGEPHWECDLPSGRPGWHIECSAMAEELLGPLPIDIHGGGVDLIFPHHENEIAQAEAATRRQFSRFWTHVEHLMIEEEERTEKMSKSLGNVYNLEDIEAQGFRGSTLRYLYLGTHYRKQLRFSWSAMAQAEEALKRLTDFLARLDALPAGEAQPETVTRLRETSDAFAEHVRSDLNVAAGLGVIFELLRALNSRIDAHELRSGDADAIRAAFDRFDKVLGVLSLRREEDRRPPVPVEEIERLIQARRAARGARNFAEADKIRKDLDARGIVLEDTPGGTRWKRK